One Diospyros lotus cultivar Yz01 chromosome 1, ASM1463336v1, whole genome shotgun sequence genomic window carries:
- the LOC127793555 gene encoding dof zinc finger protein DOF2.1-like: MDASSAQHRQEMASQTLESMLVGAKAQQEKKPRPQPEQALKCPRCESTNTKFCYYNNYSLSQPRYFCKSCRRYWTKGGTLRNVPVGGGCRKNKRSSSSSSAKRSQDQALITPNPSPLSNLPSLGYDSSDLSLAFARLQKQQTGQLGFDEHDLSILGNPNLNPSSAAPNSFIDALRSGFLETPNGFQSLYYGNMGNVANGGIGEELAMAAPFEDMSGGAATTTAVAVTTVKQEMCSGREGENNNKVLWGFPWQLGGDGNMVDHINHDSGRESWNNGIASSWHGLLNSPLM; the protein is encoded by the exons ATGGATGCTTCAAGTGCACAACATCGCCAG GAAATGGCTAGCCAAACCCTAGAAAGCATGTTGGTGGGGGCAAAAGCACAGCAGGAGAAGAAGCCAAGGCCACAGCCAGAACAAGCACTGAAATGCCCTCGATGCGAATCCACCAACACTAAGTTCTGCTACTACAACAACTACAGTCTCTCACAGCCGAGGTACTTCTGCAAATCTTGCAGAAGGTACTGGACTAAAGGCGGAACCCTAAGAAATGTTCCCGTCGGCGGAGGCTGCCGGAAGAATAAGAGAtcgtcatcttcatcatcaGCAAAGCGGAGCCAAGATCAAGCACTAATCACACCCAATCCAAGCCCTCTTTCCAATCTCCCAAGCCTGGGCTACGATTCAAGCGACCTCAGCCTCGCATTCGCCAGGCTCCAGAAGCAGCAAACTGGGCAGCTAGGGTTTGACGAGCATGATCTTTCAATCCTCGGAAACCCTAATTTGAACCCTTCTTCTGCAGCTCCCAATTCCTTCATTGATGCACTGAGAAGTGGCTTTCTTGAGACCCCAAATGGGTTCCAAAGCTTGTACTATGGGAACATGGGGAATGTGGCCAACGGGGGAATCGGTGAAGAACTGGCAATGGCAGCGCCGTTTGAAGATATGAGCGGCGGTGCGGCGACGACGACGGCGGTGGCGGTGACGACGGTGAAGCAAGAGATGTGCAGCGGCAGGGAGGGAGAGAATAATAACAAGGTCTTGTGGGGATTTCCATGGCAGCTTGGTGGAGATGGAAACATGGTGGATCATATTAACCATGATTCAGGAAGAGAGAGCTGGAATAATGGGATCGCTTCATCTTGGCATGGACTTCTCAACAGCCCCCTCATGTAG